A window of the Streptomyces sp. JB150 genome harbors these coding sequences:
- a CDS encoding diacylglycerol kinase family protein yields the protein MTEVATSATSEQLLVIIDPVARRVDSESARIAKDVLSAGAATKVCLPDGPEEFARMLARRGSRRPVVVGDDRALVRAVSVLHRQRDLAGCVLSLVPVGSGSGVLSLARSLGVPTGTVAAARAVLEGAERRLDLLVDDSDGVVVGGVGIPPLPGGRTAPEGATAVSRPWLRTCQSLVRTLVPPRPARVATVAPPSPAGPARLRVEVDGRTLVDLGQPLTAVSVIPGPSGLAEVEVRPLSVGAAATPLRAEGRRITVTGPAFRYRADTQVTGPVRRRTWTVSEGALGLMVPAPGG from the coding sequence ATGACCGAGGTGGCGACTTCCGCGACGTCCGAGCAGCTGTTGGTGATCATCGATCCGGTTGCCCGGCGAGTGGACTCGGAGTCCGCGCGAATCGCGAAAGACGTGCTCAGCGCGGGTGCGGCCACCAAGGTGTGCCTGCCGGACGGTCCGGAGGAATTCGCCCGGATGCTCGCCCGGCGCGGCTCCCGGCGCCCGGTCGTGGTCGGTGACGACCGGGCGCTGGTGCGGGCCGTGTCCGTTCTGCACCGGCAGCGGGACCTGGCCGGATGTGTGCTGTCGCTGGTGCCGGTCGGCAGCGGTTCCGGGGTGCTGTCGCTGGCCCGGTCCCTCGGGGTGCCGACGGGCACGGTGGCGGCGGCGCGGGCGGTGCTGGAGGGCGCGGAGCGGCGGCTGGACCTGCTCGTGGACGACAGCGACGGGGTGGTGGTCGGCGGGGTCGGCATCCCGCCGCTGCCGGGCGGGCGTACGGCACCGGAGGGGGCCACCGCGGTGAGCCGGCCGTGGCTGCGGACCTGCCAGTCACTGGTCCGCACCCTCGTACCGCCGCGCCCCGCCCGGGTGGCCACCGTCGCCCCGCCGAGCCCCGCCGGGCCGGCCCGGCTGCGGGTCGAGGTCGACGGGCGCACCCTGGTGGACCTCGGCCAGCCCCTGACGGCCGTCTCGGTGATCCCGGGCCCCTCCGGCCTCGCCGAGGTCGAGGTACGCCCCCTGTCGGTGGGCGCGGCGGCCACGCCGCTGCGCGCGGAGGGCCGCAGGATCACGGTGACCGGTCCCGCCTTCCGCTACCGCGCCGACACCCAGGTCACCGGGCCGGTGCGGCGCCGGACGTGGACGGTGTCGGAGGGGGCACTGGGGTTGATGGTCCCGGCGCCGGGCGGGTGA
- a CDS encoding MarR family transcriptional regulator yields the protein MTDVAGAAHGVARDPETVSRFVEHFAAQLVEAGVPRMPARVFAALLASDSGALTSAELGEQLRISPAAVSGAVRYLAQVHLVSREREPGSRRERYRVHNDQWYEALTNREAIIKRWEDALREGVTSLGPDTPAGRRLAETLAFFEFVEDELETLMARWRERRQELFGR from the coding sequence ATGACGGACGTAGCCGGAGCGGCGCACGGCGTGGCGCGCGATCCCGAGACGGTCTCCCGGTTCGTGGAGCACTTCGCGGCGCAGCTCGTCGAGGCGGGCGTGCCGCGGATGCCGGCCCGTGTCTTCGCCGCGTTGCTCGCCTCCGACAGCGGCGCCCTCACCTCCGCCGAGCTGGGCGAACAGCTCAGGATCAGCCCCGCCGCGGTCTCCGGCGCCGTCCGCTACCTGGCCCAGGTCCACCTGGTCTCCCGCGAACGCGAGCCCGGCTCCCGGCGCGAGCGCTACCGGGTGCACAACGACCAGTGGTACGAGGCGCTGACCAACCGCGAGGCGATCATCAAGCGCTGGGAGGACGCGCTCCGCGAGGGCGTCACCAGTCTCGGCCCCGACACCCCCGCGGGCCGCCGCCTCGCCGAGACGCTCGCCTTCTTCGAGTTCGTGGAGGACGAGCTGGAGACGCTGATGGCGCGGTGGCGCGAGCGGCGGCAGGAGCTGTTCGGCCGATGA
- a CDS encoding heme-binding protein, giving the protein MKRIPRRTRLLTGGALVAAVTLGTVGAVSAGAGSPAHGAPAAVQADAGNRDLFQTSHLTIDAATETARAALDAAGQEGQRVTVAVVDRDGNTLVTLRGDGAGPQSYESAERKAYTAVSWNAPTSELARRLQNAPNLNDIPGTLFLAGGVPVTAKGAPVAGIGVAGAPSGDLDEKFARAGAAALDD; this is encoded by the coding sequence ATCAAGCGCATCCCCCGCCGCACCCGCCTCCTCACCGGCGGTGCCCTCGTCGCCGCCGTCACCCTCGGTACCGTCGGCGCGGTCTCCGCCGGTGCCGGCTCCCCGGCCCACGGCGCCCCCGCCGCCGTTCAGGCCGACGCGGGGAACCGGGACCTGTTCCAGACCTCCCACCTGACGATCGACGCCGCGACCGAGACCGCGCGGGCCGCGCTGGACGCCGCCGGGCAGGAGGGGCAGCGGGTCACCGTCGCCGTCGTCGACCGCGACGGCAACACGCTCGTCACCCTGCGCGGCGACGGCGCCGGACCGCAGTCCTACGAGTCCGCCGAGCGCAAGGCGTACACCGCCGTCTCCTGGAACGCCCCCACCTCCGAGCTGGCCAGGCGGCTGCAGAACGCGCCGAACCTGAACGACATCCCCGGCACGCTCTTCCTCGCCGGCGGCGTGCCCGTCACCGCCAAGGGCGCCCCCGTCGCGGGCATCGGCGTCGCGGGCGCGCCCTCGGGCGACCTGGACGAGAAGTTCGCGCGGGCCGGCGCCGCCGCCCTGGACGACTGA
- a CDS encoding adenylosuccinate synthase — MPALVLLGAQWGDEGKGKATDLLGGSVDYVVRYQGGNNAGHTVVVGDQKYALHLLPSGILSPGCTPVIGNGVVVDPSVLLSELSGLNERGVDTSKLLISGNAHIITPYNVTVDKVTERFLGKRKIGTTGRGIGPTYADKINRVGIRVQDLYDESILRQKVEAALDVKNQILTKLYNRRAIAVDQVVEELLGYAEQIRPYVADTVLVLNKALDEDKVVLFEGGQGTLLDIDHGTYPFVTSSNPTAGGACTGAGVGPTRISRVIGILKAYTTRVGAGPFPTELFDEDGEALRRIGGERGVTTGRDRRCGWFDAVIARYATRVNGLTDFFLTKLDVLTGWEQIPVCVAYEIDGKRVEELPYSQTDFHHAKPIYEMLPGWSEDISKAKTFSDLPKNAQAYVKALEEMSGAPISAIGVGPGRDETIQINSFI; from the coding sequence GTGCCCGCACTTGTGCTGCTCGGTGCTCAGTGGGGTGACGAAGGCAAGGGAAAGGCGACGGACCTGCTCGGTGGATCCGTCGACTACGTGGTGCGTTACCAGGGCGGCAACAACGCCGGCCACACGGTAGTCGTGGGCGATCAGAAGTACGCCCTCCACCTGCTCCCTTCCGGAATCCTGTCCCCCGGCTGTACGCCGGTCATCGGTAACGGCGTCGTCGTCGACCCGTCGGTCCTGCTCTCCGAGCTGAGCGGGCTGAACGAGCGCGGCGTCGACACGTCGAAGCTCCTGATCAGCGGTAACGCGCACATCATCACGCCGTACAACGTGACCGTCGACAAGGTGACGGAACGCTTCCTCGGCAAGCGCAAGATCGGCACCACCGGCCGCGGCATCGGCCCGACCTACGCCGACAAGATCAACCGCGTGGGCATCCGCGTCCAGGACCTCTACGACGAGTCGATCCTGCGCCAGAAGGTCGAGGCGGCGCTCGACGTCAAGAACCAGATCCTCACCAAGCTGTACAACCGCCGCGCCATCGCCGTGGACCAGGTGGTCGAGGAGCTGCTGGGCTACGCGGAGCAGATCCGGCCGTACGTCGCCGACACCGTCCTCGTGCTGAACAAGGCGCTCGACGAGGACAAGGTCGTGCTCTTCGAGGGCGGCCAGGGCACCCTCCTCGACATCGACCACGGCACGTACCCGTTCGTGACCTCGTCGAACCCGACCGCGGGCGGCGCCTGCACCGGCGCCGGCGTGGGCCCGACCCGGATCAGCCGCGTCATCGGCATCCTCAAGGCGTACACCACGCGCGTCGGCGCCGGCCCGTTCCCGACCGAGCTGTTCGACGAGGACGGCGAGGCACTGCGCCGAATCGGCGGCGAGCGGGGCGTCACCACCGGCCGCGACCGCCGCTGCGGCTGGTTCGACGCGGTCATCGCCCGCTACGCGACCCGCGTGAACGGCCTGACCGACTTCTTCCTCACCAAGCTCGACGTGCTCACCGGCTGGGAGCAGATCCCCGTCTGCGTCGCCTACGAGATCGACGGCAAGCGCGTCGAGGAGCTGCCGTACTCGCAGACCGACTTCCACCACGCGAAGCCGATCTACGAGATGCTGCCGGGCTGGTCGGAAGACATCAGCAAGGCCAAGACCTTCTCCGACCTGCCGAAGAACGCCCAGGCGTACGTCAAGGCGCTGGAGGAGATGTCCGGCGCCCCGATCTCCGCGATCGGCGTGGGCCCGGGCCGGGACGAGACGATCCAGATCAACTCGTTCATCTGA
- a CDS encoding AAA family ATPase, which produces MVVGTGTHPGDRLHDLPAAVPSAQALAETLRTHCGMGDRVRLLTDPASPSDVLEALAEAVDRAAPTEERPESGIVVFCFVGHGLRGPGGRLYLATAATKSLTDTAHSVPYAEIERYLGDTAAADPVLVLDCCFAGNAREPGRTPGPDPFGASRPQGSYLLGSAQRNTLAYAPKGAEYTLFTGHLLRLLREGDAGAARLLTLGGVYRLLDQRLQGEAARPYGGGTARMAELVLTENRRYRAQPAADGPAAPDDDADAVCPYPGLRPFLPEQHHLFFGREEMTERLLARVAATRPGEPLVLLGNSGVGKSSLLRAGLSVTAQRAGLGPVCLVPAPGARPFRRLAEAWAQAVGRPLADVVRDLERGRFTPARTERQGQTGPQGQAGGQGRPVPGILVVDQLEQYFTHGADEDERARFAAALTAAGGPRVVLALRADYHGDVLGDPHLAPFAERGHFVVPALNDAEIEAAIVEPARYAGLQWEAGVPRILLREVNEERRGGRTGDAAALPYLAYVLQEIWLRRRGRTLTYAAYQEAGGIRDAVARAADRIHDHLDEDGRRRLRALMLAMVQVADGEGRLVRRRVPREELADARDLLRLLADAHLVVVDEDGGAQLGHDSLLHAWQRLTGWIEEARGDLLRLRRLTAAAEGWDEGGRGPSGLWRGFDLREARELAAGRTAGAAPVRQVVRDFVAASEAAERRRRRAVRAWVSVLSVLTLLAASLAGWAFYENGQAASRERALIAKEIANRADRIRDRDPGTALRLSLAAYNTAETAETRSGLYASAITLTPVHLTPAKPHREPVLNLAYRPDGKALAASHRDGRVRLWDLSDPGRPVEAGHFRLNGRPALAHHPARPLLAAQTGTELTLWNTADPHRPRRLVRLPVERSRTAFSVAFSGDGRTLASGGDKGRLWLWDVSDPARPALRAQRTVAEAGLISLAFTRNGHHLITGNGNGPGANGHPAQVRLWDLTDPGRPDLLDTERADSVMSVAVHPRRDLVVANGGGGVTAWWRVVDGRELRRVHAEDYLDRWGASMGMPQLDFSPDGRFLAGADRGEGVRRLTATATAADLAKAKPELPVLSAGQPVQSVAYSPDSRYLAAGEVGGEIRLWTEHAWAPALPGYLPVQELEGTSPISADGRLLITKEEEPDHSWTTRIWSVGDHGSPKPRYTLPKGWEANWFLTGRRGDPVLLAHHWTGGLDHALQLWRFGAEGPPRRSPSIRYTADVSHIAVSPDNRLLAVGSREEPTIALWDISDPAKPVRRADIPAQAKGGLFASGHLWFAGPHTVVTVENRWHLRFWDVSDPDHPRMGDMIEDGALGEGAMYDDTSKLLITEESGHTIRLYDLSRPARPVEGGRIPAAPESYFPAGKDELATAVADGTIEFWDVSDPGNPRKKRKTVHLDRAITSLAVTADRRHAITGSPYRLWSLGRDGRWSTPEFATLEAAQSVRLPSGRGWLAVTTKIDAPGLSDDENTYILDYDTDRLYEAMCRTLSVSLSQDRWEALFPHLEHRDSCG; this is translated from the coding sequence GTGGTGGTCGGCACGGGCACCCACCCGGGCGACCGGCTGCACGATCTCCCGGCGGCCGTCCCCTCGGCGCAGGCGCTGGCCGAGACGCTGCGCACCCACTGCGGCATGGGCGACCGGGTCCGCCTGCTGACGGATCCCGCCTCGCCCAGCGACGTGCTGGAGGCGCTCGCGGAGGCCGTCGACCGGGCGGCACCCACCGAGGAGCGGCCCGAGAGCGGCATCGTCGTGTTCTGCTTCGTCGGCCACGGTCTGCGCGGGCCGGGCGGACGGCTGTATCTGGCCACGGCCGCGACCAAGTCCCTCACCGACACCGCGCACTCGGTGCCCTACGCCGAGATCGAGCGCTACCTCGGCGACACCGCCGCCGCCGACCCGGTGCTCGTCCTCGACTGCTGCTTCGCCGGGAACGCCCGGGAACCCGGCCGCACCCCCGGCCCGGATCCGTTCGGCGCGTCCCGCCCCCAGGGCAGCTATCTGCTCGGCTCCGCCCAGCGCAACACCCTCGCCTACGCCCCCAAGGGCGCTGAGTACACCCTGTTCACGGGCCACCTGCTGAGGCTGCTGCGCGAGGGCGACGCGGGCGCGGCCCGCCTGCTGACGCTCGGCGGGGTCTACCGGCTGCTCGACCAGCGGCTCCAGGGCGAGGCGGCCCGACCCTACGGCGGCGGCACCGCCCGCATGGCTGAACTGGTCCTCACCGAGAACCGCCGCTATCGCGCGCAGCCCGCGGCGGACGGCCCGGCGGCGCCGGACGACGACGCGGACGCCGTGTGCCCGTATCCGGGCCTGCGCCCGTTCCTGCCCGAACAGCACCACCTCTTCTTCGGCCGCGAGGAGATGACCGAGCGGCTGCTGGCCAGGGTCGCCGCGACCCGGCCCGGGGAACCGCTGGTCCTCCTCGGCAACTCCGGCGTCGGCAAGTCGTCGCTGCTGCGGGCCGGGCTGAGCGTGACGGCCCAGCGCGCCGGACTGGGTCCGGTGTGTCTGGTGCCCGCACCGGGCGCGCGGCCGTTCCGGCGGCTCGCCGAGGCGTGGGCGCAGGCCGTGGGCCGCCCGCTCGCCGACGTCGTACGCGATCTGGAGCGGGGACGCTTCACCCCGGCGCGGACCGAGCGGCAGGGGCAGACCGGGCCGCAGGGGCAGGCCGGGGGACAGGGCAGACCCGTGCCCGGGATCCTCGTCGTCGACCAGCTGGAGCAGTACTTCACGCACGGCGCCGACGAGGACGAGCGCGCCCGGTTCGCCGCCGCGCTCACCGCGGCCGGCGGCCCGCGCGTGGTGCTGGCGCTGCGCGCCGACTACCACGGTGACGTCCTCGGCGACCCGCACCTCGCCCCGTTCGCGGAACGCGGCCACTTCGTCGTCCCCGCCCTGAACGACGCCGAGATCGAGGCGGCCATCGTCGAGCCCGCCCGGTACGCCGGGCTGCAGTGGGAGGCGGGCGTCCCGCGCATCCTGCTGCGCGAGGTGAACGAGGAACGGCGCGGCGGACGCACCGGCGACGCGGCGGCCCTGCCGTATCTGGCGTACGTCCTCCAGGAGATCTGGCTGCGGCGGCGCGGCAGGACGCTCACCTACGCCGCGTACCAGGAGGCGGGCGGCATCCGCGACGCGGTGGCGCGCGCCGCCGACCGGATCCACGACCACCTCGACGAGGACGGCCGCCGGCGGCTGCGCGCCCTGATGCTCGCCATGGTGCAGGTCGCCGACGGCGAGGGCCGGCTGGTGCGCCGCAGGGTGCCGCGCGAGGAACTGGCCGACGCGCGGGACCTGCTGCGCCTCCTCGCCGACGCCCACCTGGTCGTCGTGGACGAGGACGGCGGGGCACAGCTCGGCCACGACTCGCTGCTGCACGCCTGGCAGCGGTTGACCGGCTGGATCGAGGAGGCCCGCGGCGATCTGCTGCGGCTGCGGCGGCTGACGGCCGCGGCGGAGGGCTGGGACGAGGGCGGACGCGGGCCCAGCGGCCTGTGGCGGGGCTTCGACCTGCGCGAGGCGCGCGAGCTGGCCGCCGGCCGGACGGCCGGGGCGGCGCCCGTACGGCAGGTGGTGCGCGACTTCGTCGCCGCGAGCGAGGCCGCCGAGCGGCGGCGCCGCCGCGCCGTCCGCGCGTGGGTCTCCGTGCTGTCGGTGCTGACCCTGCTGGCGGCCTCCCTGGCGGGCTGGGCGTTCTACGAGAACGGGCAGGCGGCGAGCCGGGAGCGGGCGCTGATCGCCAAGGAGATCGCCAACCGTGCCGACCGCATCCGCGACCGTGACCCCGGGACGGCGCTGCGCCTCAGCCTGGCCGCGTACAACACGGCCGAGACGGCGGAGACCCGCTCCGGTCTGTACGCGTCGGCGATCACCCTGACACCGGTGCACCTCACTCCGGCGAAGCCCCACCGCGAGCCCGTGCTGAACCTCGCCTACCGCCCGGACGGCAAGGCACTGGCCGCGAGCCACCGGGACGGCCGGGTGCGGCTGTGGGACCTGTCGGACCCCGGGCGGCCGGTGGAGGCGGGCCACTTCCGGCTGAACGGCCGACCCGCCCTCGCCCACCACCCCGCCAGGCCGCTGCTGGCCGCGCAGACGGGTACGGAACTGACCTTGTGGAACACCGCGGACCCCCATCGGCCCCGGCGGCTGGTGCGCCTGCCGGTCGAGAGGAGCAGGACGGCGTTCAGCGTGGCGTTCAGCGGGGACGGCCGGACCCTGGCGTCCGGCGGCGACAAGGGCCGGCTGTGGCTGTGGGACGTCTCCGACCCGGCGCGGCCGGCGCTGCGCGCGCAGCGCACGGTGGCCGAGGCCGGGCTGATCTCCCTGGCGTTCACCCGAAACGGTCACCACCTGATCACCGGCAACGGCAACGGGCCGGGTGCGAACGGGCATCCCGCCCAGGTGCGGCTCTGGGACCTGACCGACCCCGGCCGGCCCGACCTGCTGGACACCGAGCGGGCCGACTCGGTCATGTCCGTGGCCGTCCACCCGCGCCGCGACCTGGTCGTCGCGAACGGCGGCGGGGGAGTGACGGCCTGGTGGCGGGTGGTGGACGGACGGGAACTGCGGCGGGTGCACGCCGAGGACTACCTGGACAGGTGGGGCGCCTCCATGGGCATGCCGCAGCTCGACTTCAGCCCGGACGGCAGGTTCCTGGCGGGGGCGGACCGCGGCGAGGGCGTACGCCGGCTCACGGCGACGGCCACGGCGGCCGACCTGGCGAAGGCAAAGCCGGAACTCCCCGTGCTGTCCGCGGGGCAGCCGGTCCAGTCGGTCGCCTACAGCCCGGACAGCCGCTATCTGGCCGCCGGTGAGGTGGGCGGCGAGATCCGGCTGTGGACCGAACACGCCTGGGCGCCCGCGCTCCCCGGCTACCTGCCCGTGCAGGAGCTGGAGGGCACGAGCCCCATCAGCGCGGACGGCAGGCTGCTCATCACCAAGGAGGAGGAGCCGGACCACTCCTGGACCACGCGGATCTGGTCCGTCGGCGACCACGGCTCGCCGAAACCGCGCTACACCCTCCCGAAGGGCTGGGAGGCGAACTGGTTCCTGACCGGCCGGCGTGGCGACCCGGTCCTGCTGGCCCACCACTGGACGGGAGGGCTCGACCACGCCCTGCAGCTCTGGCGGTTCGGCGCCGAGGGACCACCGCGCAGGAGCCCGAGCATCCGGTACACCGCCGACGTCTCGCACATCGCCGTGAGCCCCGACAACCGGCTGCTGGCCGTGGGCTCGCGGGAGGAGCCGACCATCGCCCTGTGGGACATCAGCGACCCCGCGAAGCCGGTACGCCGCGCCGACATCCCCGCGCAGGCGAAGGGCGGGCTCTTCGCGTCGGGACACCTGTGGTTCGCGGGCCCGCACACCGTCGTGACCGTCGAGAACCGATGGCACCTGCGGTTCTGGGACGTCTCCGACCCCGACCACCCCCGCATGGGCGACATGATCGAGGACGGGGCGCTGGGCGAGGGCGCGATGTACGACGACACCTCGAAGCTGCTCATCACCGAGGAGAGCGGCCACACGATCCGGCTGTACGACCTGTCCCGGCCCGCGCGTCCGGTGGAGGGCGGCCGGATCCCGGCCGCTCCCGAGAGTTACTTCCCCGCCGGGAAGGACGAACTCGCGACTGCGGTCGCCGACGGCACGATCGAGTTCTGGGACGTCTCCGATCCGGGCAACCCGAGAAAGAAGCGCAAGACCGTGCACCTCGACCGCGCCATCACGTCTCTCGCCGTCACCGCCGACCGCCGCCACGCCATCACCGGCAGTCCCTACCGCCTCTGGTCCCTGGGCCGCGACGGCCGCTGGTCGACCCCGGAGTTCGCCACTCTGGAGGCTGCGCAATCCGTCCGGCTGCCCTCGGGCAGGGGCTGGCTGGCCGTCACCACCAAGATCGACGCTCCCGGCCTGTCCGACGACGAGAACACCTACATCCTCGATTACGACACCGACCGCCTCTACGAGGCCATGTGCCGCACACTCTCCGTCAGCCTGTCGCAGGACCGCTGGGAGGCCCTGTTCCCGCACCTGGAGCACCGCGACTCCTGCGGCTGA
- a CDS encoding ABC transporter permease has product MTAAATVLAARPGGGSRPLAGTGTLLRFALRRDRLTIPLWVGVNALMVLSMPNTLKGLYGTAAERAGLLRQMETNASLRAMVGPVFGESYGALTVWRAGVYAAALAAVTSLLLVVRHTRDEEESGRQELISSAVVGRRAPLTAALLTAAVANTALALLIAGGLAAQGGTGALAFGLGVAGTGMVFATMAAIVAQFTESARLARGLTAAVLGTAFVLRAAGDSATDDGSHVLTWLSPLGWLENLRAFAGERWWVLLLFAGAALLQGAVAYALAGRRDIGMSFLPARSGPAAGRLGTAGALAWRLQRGGVLGWSIGFLLAGVVYGGMTEGAADLVGDNDNARRIIERMGGQAGLTDAFLSAMIGMLGLVAALYIVASVLRLHGEETSGRAEPVLATAVGRLRWAAGHLAVAFGGTVLIMLLAGLGFALGHGERVGPVLGACLAQVPAVWVIGGVAVLLHGLLPRAATAAWAVAGAALLLGWIGPALDVPRAVLDLSPFGHLPKLPGGEPDWTPLVLLTALAAALVTAGLAGLRRRDLVTS; this is encoded by the coding sequence ATGACCGCCGCCGCCACCGTCCTCGCCGCACGGCCCGGCGGCGGCTCGCGCCCGCTGGCCGGCACCGGCACCCTGCTGCGCTTCGCGCTGCGCCGCGACCGGCTGACCATCCCGCTCTGGGTCGGCGTCAACGCGCTGATGGTGCTGTCCATGCCGAACACGCTCAAGGGCCTGTACGGCACGGCGGCCGAGCGCGCCGGCCTCCTGCGTCAGATGGAGACCAATGCCTCGCTGCGCGCCATGGTCGGCCCGGTCTTCGGCGAGTCCTACGGCGCCCTGACCGTCTGGCGCGCCGGGGTCTACGCGGCCGCGCTCGCCGCCGTGACGAGCCTGCTCCTCGTCGTCCGGCACACCCGCGACGAGGAGGAGAGCGGCCGTCAGGAGCTGATCTCCTCCGCGGTGGTCGGCCGCCGCGCCCCGCTCACCGCCGCGCTGCTCACCGCGGCCGTCGCCAACACCGCCCTCGCGCTGCTGATCGCGGGCGGACTCGCCGCCCAGGGCGGCACCGGCGCACTCGCCTTCGGGCTCGGCGTCGCCGGAACCGGCATGGTGTTCGCGACGATGGCGGCGATCGTCGCCCAGTTCACCGAGAGCGCCCGGCTGGCCCGCGGGCTCACGGCGGCGGTGCTGGGCACCGCGTTCGTGCTGCGCGCCGCGGGCGACTCGGCCACCGACGACGGCTCGCACGTCCTGACCTGGCTGTCGCCGCTGGGCTGGCTGGAGAACCTGCGGGCGTTCGCCGGCGAACGGTGGTGGGTGCTGCTGCTGTTCGCGGGCGCCGCCCTGCTCCAGGGAGCGGTCGCCTACGCACTCGCCGGACGCCGGGACATCGGCATGAGCTTCCTGCCCGCCCGGTCCGGTCCGGCCGCCGGACGCCTCGGCACCGCGGGCGCGCTCGCCTGGCGGCTGCAACGGGGCGGCGTGCTCGGCTGGAGCATCGGCTTCCTGCTCGCCGGTGTCGTCTACGGCGGGATGACAGAGGGCGCGGCCGACCTGGTCGGCGACAACGACAACGCGCGGCGGATCATCGAGCGGATGGGCGGACAGGCCGGCCTGACCGACGCGTTCCTGTCGGCCATGATCGGAATGCTGGGACTGGTCGCGGCGCTGTACATCGTCGCCTCGGTGCTGCGCCTGCACGGCGAGGAGACCTCCGGCCGGGCGGAGCCGGTGCTGGCGACCGCGGTGGGGCGGCTCCGGTGGGCCGCCGGCCATCTCGCCGTGGCGTTCGGCGGTACGGTCCTGATCATGCTGCTGGCGGGGCTGGGCTTCGCCCTGGGTCACGGCGAGCGGGTCGGGCCGGTGCTGGGCGCGTGCCTGGCGCAGGTGCCCGCGGTGTGGGTGATCGGCGGGGTGGCGGTCCTGCTGCACGGTCTGCTGCCCCGGGCGGCGACGGCCGCGTGGGCGGTCGCCGGGGCGGCGCTGCTGCTCGGCTGGATCGGGCCCGCGCTGGACGTACCGCGGGCGGTGCTGGACCTCTCCCCGTTCGGCCACCTCCCGAAGCTGCCGGGCGGGGAGCCGGACTGGACGCCGCTGGTCCTCCTCACCGCGCTGGCGGCGGCGCTGGTGACGGCCGGGCTGGCGGGACTGCGGCGCCGGGACCTGGTCACTTCGTGA
- a CDS encoding ABC transporter ATP-binding protein, whose product MTKAITVSGLRKSFGRTRALDGLDLDVEAGEVHGFLGPNGAGKSTAIRVLLGLLRADSGSARVLGRDPWADAVDLHRRIAYVPGDVTLWRNLSGGEVIDLYGRLRGGLDTRRRAELTERFELDPTKKGRTYSKGNRQKVALVAAFASDVDLLVLDEPTSGLDPLMEEVFQRCVAEERARGRTILLSSHILSEVEELCDRVSIIRKGRTVESGSLAELRHLTRTSVSAELAGPPNGLARLPGVHDLDVQGRRVRLQVDTDKLDAVLRQLSEAGVRSLTSTPPTLEELFLRHYQDEPAPEAAR is encoded by the coding sequence ATGACGAAGGCCATCACCGTTTCCGGACTGCGCAAGTCGTTCGGCCGGACACGGGCACTCGACGGACTCGACCTGGACGTGGAGGCGGGCGAGGTCCACGGCTTCCTCGGGCCCAACGGAGCCGGCAAGTCCACCGCCATCCGGGTCCTGCTCGGCCTGCTGCGCGCCGACTCCGGCAGCGCGCGGGTGCTCGGCCGCGACCCGTGGGCAGACGCCGTGGACCTGCACCGCCGTATCGCCTACGTCCCCGGCGACGTGACGCTGTGGCGCAACCTCTCCGGGGGCGAGGTCATCGACCTGTACGGCAGGCTGCGCGGCGGACTCGACACGCGACGGCGGGCCGAGCTGACCGAGCGGTTCGAGCTGGACCCGACGAAGAAGGGCCGGACGTACTCCAAGGGCAACCGGCAGAAGGTCGCCCTGGTCGCCGCGTTCGCCTCCGACGTCGACCTGCTGGTCCTCGACGAGCCGACCTCCGGACTCGACCCGCTGATGGAGGAGGTCTTCCAGCGGTGCGTGGCGGAGGAACGCGCGCGCGGGCGGACGATCCTGCTCTCCTCTCACATCCTCAGCGAGGTGGAGGAGCTGTGCGACCGGGTCAGCATCATCCGCAAGGGGCGGACCGTGGAGAGCGGATCGCTCGCCGAGCTGCGGCATCTGACCCGCACCAGCGTCAGCGCCGAGCTGGCCGGACCGCCGAACGGGCTGGCCCGGCTGCCCGGCGTGCACGATCTCGACGTCCAGGGGCGGCGGGTCCGGCTCCAGGTCGACACCGACAAGCTCGACGCCGTACTGCGGCAGCTCAGCGAGGCGGGCGTGCGCTCGCTGACCTCGACCCCGCCCACCCTGGAGGAGCTGTTCCTGCGGCACTACCAGGACGAGCCGGCGCCGGAGGCGGCCCGATGA
- a CDS encoding Uma2 family endonuclease, with translation MTLMTERPTTSGTEAGSFEELLDTLDKWDVPGFRAEVIRGSIVLSPWSRGYYEDVMELICDQLRPHMPDGHRLSYSPFLYVFPGEERAYGPDIHVAPRQIFRTTSTRLDGEALTLAAELTSSATRDDDLTDKVVVYGRAGVPVYLLLDMQEEQATVFWDPSPKGYESRQTRPFGEKLTLPAPFRCALDTSGFRAPRQQAEEREREQAGD, from the coding sequence ATGACGTTGATGACTGAGCGACCGACGACAAGCGGCACCGAGGCCGGCAGCTTCGAAGAGCTGCTCGACACCCTCGACAAGTGGGACGTGCCCGGCTTCAGGGCCGAGGTCATCCGGGGGAGCATCGTCTTGTCGCCGTGGTCCAGGGGTTACTACGAGGACGTCATGGAGCTGATCTGCGATCAGCTGCGACCGCACATGCCCGACGGGCACCGCCTCAGTTACAGCCCCTTCCTCTACGTCTTCCCCGGCGAAGAACGCGCCTACGGGCCGGACATCCACGTGGCGCCGCGGCAGATCTTCAGGACGACCAGCACCCGCCTCGACGGCGAAGCCCTGACCCTGGCCGCCGAGCTGACCTCCTCCGCCACCCGCGACGACGACCTGACGGACAAGGTCGTGGTCTACGGCAGGGCCGGTGTCCCCGTGTACCTGCTGCTGGACATGCAGGAGGAGCAGGCCACCGTCTTCTGGGACCCCTCTCCCAAGGGGTACGAATCCCGTCAGACGAGGCCGTTCGGGGAGAAACTGACCCTGCCCGCCCCGTTCCGGTGCGCCCTCGACACCAGCGGCTTCCGGGCGCCCCGGCAGCAGGCCGAAGAGCGCGAGCGGGAACAGGCCGGGGACTGA